In a genomic window of Phyllostomus discolor isolate MPI-MPIP mPhyDis1 chromosome 5, mPhyDis1.pri.v3, whole genome shotgun sequence:
- the HEYL gene encoding hairy/enhancer-of-split related with YRPW motif-like protein isoform X1, with translation MKRPREPSGSDSESDGPIDVGREGELSQMARPLSTPSPSQMQARKKRRGIIEKRRRDRINSSLSELRRLVPTAFEKQGSSKLEKAEVLQMTVDHLKMLHATGGTGFFDARTLAVDFRSIGFRECLTEVIRYLGVLEGPSSRADPVRIRLLSHLNSYAAEMEPSPTPASPLAFPAWPWSFFHSCPGLSAPSSQLAILGRAPGPVLPSAASLACPIPALRAVPLRRAAGTILPARRHLLPSRGASSIRRARPLERPTVPLPVAPSGRAARSSHMAPLLRSSSPTSPGVGRSPASATGPAPRPSSSGPAGKPGGAVLCHSWVSEITEVGAF, from the exons ATGAAGCGGCCAAGGGAGCCGAGCGGCTCTGACAGCGAGTCCGACGGACCCATCGACGTGGGCCGCGAGGGCGAGCTTAG ccAGATGGCCAGGCCCCTGTCCACCCCCAGCCCTTCTCAGATGCAAGCCAGGAAGAAACGCAGAGGG ATCATAGAGAAGCGGCGCCGAGACCGCATCAACAGCAGCCTTTCTGAATTGCGGCGCTTGGTCCCCACCGCCTTTGAGAAGCAG GGCTCCTCCAAGCTGGAGAAAGCCGAGGTGCTGCAGATGACGGTGGATCACTTGAAGATGCTCCACGCCACTGGTGGGACAG GATTCTTCGATGCCCGAACCCTGGCAGTAGACTTCCGGAGCATCGGTTTCCGGGAGTGCCTCACCGAGGTCATCAGGTACCTGGGGGTCCTGGAAGGACCCAGCAGCCGCGCGGACCCGGTCCGGATTCGCCTTCTCTCTCACCTCAACAGCTATGCAGCCGAGATGGAGCCTTCGCCCACACCTGCCAGCCCCCTGGCCTTTCCTGCCTGGCCCTGGTCCTTCTTCCATAGCTGTCCAGGGCTGtcagcccccagcagccagctTGCCATCCTGGGGCGGGCGCCGGGCCCCGTCCTCCCCAGCGCCGCCTCTCTTGCctgccccatcccagccctccgaGCAGTTCCCTTGCGCAGAGCTGCCGGCACCATCCTGCCGGCACGGAGGCACCTGCTGCCCAGTCGAGGGGCATCTTCTATCCGGAGGGCCCGCCCTCTGGAGAGGCCCACTGTCCCCCTGCCTGTGGCCCCCAGTGGCAGGGCTGCCAGGAGCAGCCACATGGCACCCCTCCTGCGGTCTTCTTCCCCCACATCCCCTGGTGTTGGGAGGTCCCCTGCGTCTGCCACTggtcctgcccccaggccctctTCCTCCGGGCCTGCTGGGAAGCCTGGAGGGGCTGTGCTCTGCCACTCCTGGGTCTCCGAAATCACAGAGGTCGGGGCTTTCTGa
- the HEYL gene encoding hairy/enhancer-of-split related with YRPW motif-like protein isoform X2 → MARPLSTPSPSQMQARKKRRGIIEKRRRDRINSSLSELRRLVPTAFEKQGSSKLEKAEVLQMTVDHLKMLHATGGTGFFDARTLAVDFRSIGFRECLTEVIRYLGVLEGPSSRADPVRIRLLSHLNSYAAEMEPSPTPASPLAFPAWPWSFFHSCPGLSAPSSQLAILGRAPGPVLPSAASLACPIPALRAVPLRRAAGTILPARRHLLPSRGASSIRRARPLERPTVPLPVAPSGRAARSSHMAPLLRSSSPTSPGVGRSPASATGPAPRPSSSGPAGKPGGAVLCHSWVSEITEVGAF, encoded by the exons ATGGCCAGGCCCCTGTCCACCCCCAGCCCTTCTCAGATGCAAGCCAGGAAGAAACGCAGAGGG ATCATAGAGAAGCGGCGCCGAGACCGCATCAACAGCAGCCTTTCTGAATTGCGGCGCTTGGTCCCCACCGCCTTTGAGAAGCAG GGCTCCTCCAAGCTGGAGAAAGCCGAGGTGCTGCAGATGACGGTGGATCACTTGAAGATGCTCCACGCCACTGGTGGGACAG GATTCTTCGATGCCCGAACCCTGGCAGTAGACTTCCGGAGCATCGGTTTCCGGGAGTGCCTCACCGAGGTCATCAGGTACCTGGGGGTCCTGGAAGGACCCAGCAGCCGCGCGGACCCGGTCCGGATTCGCCTTCTCTCTCACCTCAACAGCTATGCAGCCGAGATGGAGCCTTCGCCCACACCTGCCAGCCCCCTGGCCTTTCCTGCCTGGCCCTGGTCCTTCTTCCATAGCTGTCCAGGGCTGtcagcccccagcagccagctTGCCATCCTGGGGCGGGCGCCGGGCCCCGTCCTCCCCAGCGCCGCCTCTCTTGCctgccccatcccagccctccgaGCAGTTCCCTTGCGCAGAGCTGCCGGCACCATCCTGCCGGCACGGAGGCACCTGCTGCCCAGTCGAGGGGCATCTTCTATCCGGAGGGCCCGCCCTCTGGAGAGGCCCACTGTCCCCCTGCCTGTGGCCCCCAGTGGCAGGGCTGCCAGGAGCAGCCACATGGCACCCCTCCTGCGGTCTTCTTCCCCCACATCCCCTGGTGTTGGGAGGTCCCCTGCGTCTGCCACTggtcctgcccccaggccctctTCCTCCGGGCCTGCTGGGAAGCCTGGAGGGGCTGTGCTCTGCCACTCCTGGGTCTCCGAAATCACAGAGGTCGGGGCTTTCTGa